In Saccharolobus solfataricus, a genomic segment contains:
- a CDS encoding IS5-like element ISC1234 family transposase, with protein MGVEGSTMARTLRHIPNLMYYPLPPIEDMPWREKWLTEIKPVLDTMDLERVLGEGALVYLKLLIVMVLYSCSYRDAVKMVNVNVVVAWFVGRKVGKSTLHDFVGRLYGVRKKLLEISFKLEEKCLPSYLPASAHLVDFMAWLVDSFLLDLPPGKRSVETFREKAELERREGNLERARKLLSLGRTKRRFEGRWTKKRGVSHYGLKAVAVISVSLFVRSITVKPANFSDKRFKSPLKGIKIADRGFSPSPTQLIAREKPFTTLRAHVEFFGTYLNAFWRPYGTTTWRNDVFLHVLGVIYNIKMFLAIQRRTPPGRRAVQL; from the coding sequence ATGGGAGTAGAGGGTAGTACCATGGCAAGAACATTAAGACACATACCAAACTTGATGTACTACCCTCTTCCCCCAATAGAGGATATGCCGTGGAGGGAAAAATGGTTAACGGAGATCAAGCCCGTGCTGGACACCATGGATTTGGAGAGGGTTCTGGGCGAGGGTGCGCTGGTTTACCTGAAGTTGTTAATCGTCATGGTGCTCTACTCTTGCTCCTATAGGGACGCGGTGAAAATGGTCAACGTGAACGTGGTCGTGGCCTGGTTCGTGGGGAGGAAGGTGGGGAAGAGCACGCTGCACGACTTCGTGGGCAGGTTGTACGGGGTGAGGAAGAAGTTGTTGGAGATTTCCTTCAAGCTTGAGGAGAAGTGCCTACCCAGTTACCTCCCTGCGAGCGCGCATCTCGTGGACTTCATGGCGTGGCTAGTGGACTCCTTCCTACTGGACTTACCTCCTGGGAAGAGGAGCGTGGAGACCTTTCGGGAGAAGGCGGAGCTGGAGAGGAGGGAAGGTAACCTGGAGAGGGCCAGGAAGCTGCTCTCCCTGGGGAGAACCAAGAGGAGGTTCGAGGGAAGGTGGACCAAGAAGAGAGGGGTCTCGCACTACGGGCTCAAGGCAGTGGCCGTGATCTCCGTCTCCCTCTTCGTGAGGTCCATCACGGTGAAGCCAGCCAACTTCTCGGACAAGAGGTTCAAGTCACCGCTCAAGGGGATTAAGATCGCGGACAGGGGATTCTCTCCCTCCCCGACACAGCTCATAGCGCGGGAGAAGCCCTTCACTACCCTGAGGGCCCACGTGGAGTTCTTCGGCACCTACCTGAACGCGTTCTGGAGGCCCTACGGGACCACGACCTGGAGGAACGACGTCTTCCTTCACGTCCTGGGAGTGATCTACAACATCAAGATGTTCCTCGCGATCCAACGGAGGACTCCTCCAGGACGTAGAGCCGTTCAGCTCTGA
- a CDS encoding glycosyltransferase: MLSLGLADSRAISKANSGSERHVREVIKRLSLRYKLYYLPTTHAFLDAISEDQLKEIKKFAKVPSFFEYLLDKKLGKVSLLRELFTFSPLAKELVREYEREIGILDFIYVPHTYRIQLMPSILFSKLSRGKYGMLLMTDPHNSLLEKESFFKCVNVWSKIWFSRKSAIEFCSFQRLQNIAFLLKAIKTKPSFISVMNKCALNYTGLPKYFNTKVLSPPHAFNNLALKYRNFDKEDYLVFLGRINTAKGANEALEVGKHVKLKMIGYKEQEFIVKQARSFGIEVIENVSEEEKFEILSKARALVLPSHQESFSVTILEALAVGTPVITYDLPSLTSTYNFKPVFFVKEFDVKGLVNTALEVYNMKKIEEMFNDERLEEFIKMHSSWDNVSNAVDKLITEAIQE, translated from the coding sequence ATGTTATCACTAGGATTAGCAGACTCAAGAGCTATAAGTAAAGCTAACAGTGGTTCGGAAAGGCATGTAAGGGAAGTTATTAAGAGGCTTTCCTTAAGATATAAACTTTACTACTTACCTACTACTCACGCTTTTTTAGACGCAATATCTGAAGATCAGTTAAAAGAGATAAAGAAATTCGCCAAAGTTCCCTCATTTTTTGAATATTTATTGGATAAAAAATTAGGCAAAGTTTCACTATTAAGAGAATTATTTACCTTTTCCCCTTTAGCCAAGGAGCTCGTGAGAGAGTATGAAAGGGAAATAGGTATATTAGATTTCATTTATGTTCCTCATACTTATAGAATTCAATTAATGCCATCTATTCTATTTTCAAAATTAAGCCGAGGAAAGTACGGAATGTTATTAATGACCGATCCTCACAACTCTTTATTAGAAAAGGAGTCCTTTTTTAAATGCGTAAATGTCTGGAGCAAAATATGGTTTTCAAGAAAGAGTGCAATCGAGTTCTGTAGTTTTCAAAGATTACAAAACATAGCATTTTTACTGAAGGCGATAAAGACAAAGCCCAGTTTTATAAGCGTAATGAACAAATGTGCTTTAAATTATACTGGTCTGCCGAAATATTTTAATACAAAAGTTCTATCTCCTCCCCACGCTTTTAACAACCTAGCCTTAAAGTACAGAAATTTTGATAAAGAGGACTACCTAGTATTTCTAGGAAGAATAAATACTGCCAAAGGAGCAAACGAAGCTCTGGAAGTAGGAAAACATGTAAAATTAAAAATGATAGGCTACAAAGAGCAGGAGTTTATAGTAAAGCAAGCAAGAAGCTTTGGAATAGAAGTAATTGAAAACGTTTCTGAAGAAGAAAAATTCGAAATACTCTCAAAGGCAAGGGCTTTAGTTCTACCTTCACACCAAGAATCTTTTTCTGTAACCATACTTGAAGCACTGGCGGTAGGGACTCCAGTAATAACTTATGATTTACCTTCTTTAACCTCTACTTATAATTTTAAGCCAGTATTTTTTGTAAAGGAATTCGACGTTAAAGGTTTAGTAAACACTGCTTTAGAAGTATATAATATGAAAAAGATTGAAGAAATGTTTAATGATGAGAGGTTGGAGGAATTTATTAAAATGCACTCAAGTTGGGATAACGTAAGTAATGCAGTTGATAAATTAATTACTGAAGCTATTCAAGAATGA
- a CDS encoding glycosyltransferase family 4 protein yields the protein MRILISPPMRFGKEFLGGMRRTLEVYSRMGEEVYLCVDERTLPQVDPEISPLLSKFHLVSSSSTDKKTYLKGFLNCLKYARKVDVLISYSEYSLSVYYTWLLSLFSRKPFIVVVHHVTEEIRGSKFLRTVIARSKGIICLDNPEVYEELKSLFPNKVILTSTNGVSVEDYYTSEEKICDGIFVGNYGERKGSRYLFQIWDKVNEKIDAKLCIIGKGWSEIPKNSVYYGFVTEREKIDLLAKSKVFVFPSLYEGFALAVTEALSAYLPVVTWDLKWSERYPVAIRVTYPDISSFAEEVVKLLKDEKLRKSIGEKSRELAKTLNWEKAAEMEKKAIYKIMESK from the coding sequence ATGAGGATTTTAATATCACCTCCGATGAGGTTTGGTAAGGAATTCCTTGGTGGAATGAGGAGAACGTTAGAAGTTTACAGCAGAATGGGAGAGGAAGTTTATTTATGTGTAGACGAAAGAACTTTGCCACAAGTAGATCCAGAAATATCTCCTTTGCTTTCAAAATTTCACTTAGTTAGTTCCTCAAGTACTGATAAGAAAACCTACTTGAAAGGATTCTTAAATTGCCTTAAATACGCTAGGAAAGTAGACGTCTTAATAAGTTATAGTGAGTATTCATTAAGCGTTTATTATACGTGGTTATTATCCCTTTTCTCGCGGAAGCCTTTTATTGTGGTAGTTCATCATGTTACTGAAGAGATTAGAGGAAGCAAATTCTTGCGTACTGTCATTGCAAGAAGTAAGGGAATCATTTGCCTAGATAATCCTGAAGTATATGAAGAACTTAAAAGTCTCTTTCCTAACAAGGTTATTTTAACTTCAACTAATGGCGTTAGTGTCGAGGATTATTACACGTCAGAGGAGAAAATATGCGACGGAATTTTTGTAGGGAACTACGGCGAGAGGAAAGGATCAAGGTATTTATTTCAAATATGGGATAAAGTTAATGAGAAAATTGACGCTAAACTATGTATTATAGGAAAAGGATGGAGCGAAATTCCTAAAAATTCCGTTTATTACGGTTTCGTTACTGAAAGAGAGAAAATTGATTTGCTCGCAAAGTCTAAAGTCTTTGTTTTCCCCTCTTTGTATGAAGGCTTTGCCTTAGCAGTTACTGAGGCTTTATCAGCTTATTTACCAGTAGTTACTTGGGATTTAAAATGGAGTGAAAGATATCCAGTTGCAATAAGAGTAACATACCCTGATATCAGCTCTTTTGCTGAAGAAGTTGTTAAACTATTAAAGGATGAGAAGCTAAGGAAGTCTATAGGAGAGAAAAGTAGGGAATTAGCTAAAACCCTAAATTGGGAAAAAGCAGCTGAAATGGAGAAGAAAGCAATCTATAAAATAATGGAAAGTAAATAG
- a CDS encoding glycosyltransferase family 4 protein: MKITVVTSGLRSNYSGGSVHVNNVVRRLTKYFEVEFIPSISFFINNDRINEEIENIKKLGIKIPDFISFLSKFSNLKPSFLPYSLSVYNEYAERVKKVDSDFIYDPDYTTPESIFISNKVGIPLGLTLHEPLYSFSQSIFYTYYTLRPFFLQSLDYFLKRSIGLYLLTRSKANYISKSRYLSFIAAVSKGTLDSVKIKNSEKYILYPGNGVDKELLQYRTTKKEDYVIFWTTLIPPKGILNFLYIINLLKKRGISVRAKVSGKFIYDKFKRLFFNYIRDNGLDVEYLGFLDRKELYVTVSKAKLLIYPSLADGFSITILESLALGTPVIAYSIPTVHSVFKDIPAVKFVKEGDIRKFVDEVENELKTGNLQEAIYDKRVNSFIEFHNWDNVAENVAKIIKCSLNK, translated from the coding sequence GTGAAGATAACAGTAGTAACCTCGGGATTGAGGTCAAATTACTCTGGAGGAAGCGTTCACGTTAATAATGTTGTTAGAAGGCTTACGAAGTACTTTGAGGTAGAATTTATTCCTTCCATAAGTTTTTTTATAAATAATGATAGGATAAATGAGGAGATCGAGAATATAAAAAAACTCGGTATAAAAATCCCAGACTTCATTAGCTTTCTATCGAAATTTAGTAATTTGAAACCTTCATTCTTGCCTTATTCTCTCTCCGTGTATAATGAATACGCAGAAAGAGTAAAGAAAGTAGATTCTGATTTTATTTACGATCCAGATTATACTACTCCAGAGAGTATATTCATCTCGAACAAGGTAGGAATACCTTTAGGTTTAACGCTTCACGAGCCGTTATACTCCTTTTCTCAATCCATATTTTACACATATTATACTCTACGTCCGTTCTTTTTGCAATCCTTAGACTATTTTCTAAAGAGGTCTATAGGACTTTATTTGCTAACTAGAAGTAAAGCTAATTACATAAGTAAATCGAGATACTTAAGCTTCATAGCTGCAGTAAGTAAAGGCACGCTAGATTCTGTGAAAATAAAAAATTCAGAGAAGTACATCCTATACCCTGGAAATGGAGTTGATAAAGAGTTATTGCAATATAGGACTACTAAGAAGGAGGACTATGTTATCTTCTGGACTACTTTAATTCCACCTAAGGGTATTCTAAACTTTCTCTATATAATCAATTTACTTAAGAAGAGAGGTATATCAGTAAGAGCAAAAGTTTCAGGGAAGTTTATTTATGATAAGTTTAAGAGACTATTCTTTAACTACATAAGAGATAATGGGTTAGACGTAGAATATTTGGGTTTTTTAGATAGGAAAGAACTTTACGTTACGGTATCTAAAGCTAAACTTCTTATATATCCTTCTTTAGCCGACGGATTTTCTATTACAATTTTAGAGTCATTAGCATTAGGGACTCCAGTAATAGCGTATTCTATACCTACTGTGCATTCTGTATTCAAAGATATACCTGCAGTAAAGTTTGTAAAAGAAGGAGATATAAGAAAATTCGTTGATGAGGTAGAAAATGAACTTAAAACCGGAAATTTACAAGAGGCAATATATGATAAGAGAGTTAACTCGTTTATTGAGTTTCATAATTGGGATAATGTTGCAGAAAACGTTGCAAAAATTATAAAATGCTCACTAAATAAATAA
- a CDS encoding glycosyltransferase, translating to MRVLLIAGKDDFNEDVSKVTGIGRYVREVYEGLKKQIDVEAYPLFDYSSIFSSINSIIKGTFHDYSSYDIIHLLSPKPFFPLRKGKAKWITTVHDLFFLKYNESKPSPFMQKIYLKSILSSDAIIAVSSLVKEDVEKLGYKKKIFVINPGIGEEFFTSPKKPEKKDVIKIGYIGRLDSERKDLIRGIEVFRKIKEKNVIFELWGNYNPDSEIFKRIKKESEEDPRIRIMGPAPDEKLVEIYDSFDAFFFPTKEEGFGLPIVEAQARGVPVIVFKDARIPEEACNYCIRINEEFPQIDYIKSFKEKYNDALRKYASKFSLGISVKNILNSYGSIMLEL from the coding sequence ATGAGAGTACTATTAATAGCAGGCAAAGATGATTTCAATGAAGACGTGAGTAAAGTCACTGGAATAGGAAGATACGTTAGAGAAGTTTACGAAGGACTAAAAAAGCAAATAGACGTAGAAGCATATCCTCTTTTTGACTACTCTTCAATCTTCTCCTCTATCAATAGTATAATCAAAGGGACTTTTCATGATTACTCTAGTTATGATATAATTCATTTACTTTCACCTAAACCTTTCTTCCCTCTAAGAAAAGGTAAGGCTAAATGGATAACCACAGTCCACGATCTCTTTTTCCTTAAATATAATGAATCAAAGCCTTCACCTTTTATGCAGAAGATCTATCTAAAGAGTATACTAAGCTCAGATGCAATAATCGCTGTGTCTAGTTTAGTTAAAGAAGACGTAGAGAAATTAGGTTATAAAAAGAAGATTTTTGTAATAAATCCAGGAATAGGAGAAGAATTCTTCACATCTCCTAAAAAACCAGAGAAAAAAGATGTGATAAAGATTGGATACATAGGAAGACTTGATAGCGAAAGAAAGGACTTAATTAGGGGGATAGAAGTATTCAGAAAAATAAAGGAAAAGAACGTTATATTCGAGCTTTGGGGGAATTATAATCCTGATAGTGAGATTTTTAAGAGAATAAAAAAAGAAAGCGAAGAAGACCCAAGAATAAGGATCATGGGACCTGCACCAGATGAGAAATTAGTTGAAATCTACGATTCATTTGACGCATTCTTCTTCCCCACAAAGGAGGAAGGCTTCGGATTACCTATCGTTGAGGCGCAAGCGAGAGGAGTTCCGGTAATTGTATTTAAAGACGCTAGGATTCCAGAAGAAGCATGCAATTACTGCATAAGAATAAATGAGGAGTTTCCCCAAATAGATTACATTAAATCTTTTAAAGAAAAATATAATGATGCGCTAAGAAAATACGCCAGTAAATTCTCTTTGGGAATCTCCGTTAAAAATATATTGAACTCTTATGGTAGTATAATGCTAGAATTATAA